One Nicotiana tomentosiformis chromosome 1, ASM39032v3, whole genome shotgun sequence genomic window, cttcgagggtctctctcCGGGATAGCCGCTTTATGTACTCAGTCTTCGTCTTTTAGAGGGTATCGGCTGCCTCCACATCAGCCTTGTACTGGTCCACCATCTACTTGGCATCAGTAGAggttgttgatacccaatgtttgcttcatatttttaaaaatacatatatactttcaaaatagcatatttgcatcatcatttagtttacaaacctatacaagtatttttccataattttccataatatttagagctttaaactaattttcttatatttgtattatataaatatctagtaattatcctttaaattattttttgatgacTTAATTacccaaaattattattttcatccataatacatgtttcaaacatttctattctatttttattttttataattgcattagcatttttaagctatttatctaattttgcaataatggctTATATTCTACAAATAATTGTGTTTACTATGTTATTTATGCCGAAGTATCATTTTACtctggtgcaagcactgctcaGAGCTCATTTTCAAGGCTCTTGTGAACTCCGAAGCATCAGGGATTTTGGGTTTTTGTTATTACACTCTGCACTCTTTTAattttgctactggttagtgttTAAACCCCTCATAATCTTTGCTTTCTTCCCTTCTTTCTACACATGTATCTGAATTTTGGTTCAACTATGATGGTGTTCAACATGATGTCATTATGTATTAATTGACGCATGAGAGTAGTGTAATGTTCATGTCATGACTCACTATGATTTGCACTCTGCAATTCCATATCTCCTAAGACTAGTTCTGCACCCTGTAACATCTTTACATGTTAATTTTGAACTTCAATATTGTGGTTGTATATTATTTCTGCCTAGTGTATTTAGATAATGCCCTAACTTTTATTTGAATGAACTTTTACTAAGTCTTGAGTATGTTGGAGTGCTTTTTGTAATACTGCCCAAAAATCTATTATAAACTTGTGTCTTGCTACCCTGATTTTCTAAAGGCAAACATTCTATTTCAACTGACTAGGACCTTACTCCTAGATTAACATGCTTTTTCAGTATGCCTTGGTTAGCTTGCTACTTTCTCCTTTCTGTGATAATCAATATATGTATACCTCCATTATGTCCAAGTATTGATATGGCCTTAGGTTAGACTTGACTTAATTTAGTCCATTAAATGTAAACTAGTGCAATCTAGGTATGTTTGCAAacttgttttccttttcctatgaTGTTTGTCTATGTGATGCTTTGCTACTGAACTTTGCTGAATTTTGCTGGTCTACCTGAACAGTTATGCTGTATGATCACTCTGGGAATTTTTGTCCATTCTCTTTACTTGTTGCTTTGGTATTCTAAATTcctattcttagccggctgaaagccaaggctacctaggttctCTGTTGGCCTCCCTAATACGAGCACTGCTCAGGGTCtaattgaggcccttgtgaactctgacgcactagggGCTTGGCCCTAGTCACTCCTCTTAACCTCCAAACTATACCTAATGCTCTACTTCCCTATCATGTACTATATTCTATGTTAGTTGCTCCAAGTGATGCAATATTTGGTGTTATGGCTCATTGAAAGGGGTCTGAACTTCCCTATGGACCTGTGATCATGTGGTTCTTTGTTGAAGGTCTAAGTCTACTATGCCAGAAGTTTTGAAGGCCCAGTAAGGCTAAGTATTTAGTTATTCTATTTGGGCCTGCTATAGGCCTGTTTATTGCTATATAATATTACTACTCTATTATTaatttgggtctgtaataataatctttgtataaacgattggggtgttagtaaaagggGATGGGGTAGATTCTAATATTAATGTATGATGggtagaaaacatgtctataggattgAATGATGCTTTGCCTTATGTTGTTCATTCTCTATGTACACTGTAGAAAGCATGCCATTAGGGAAACACACACACTTGCACTACTTGTTTATTAAAAAACCTGAACTCACATGTCTCAATATCTTTGTAGCTATATGTTGATTAGAGAACCTGCCCGTAGGAAATATTGTTGAATTTCCTGTTAATTCGCATTACTAGGGATCGTGCCTATAGGACTCTAATCATATCATTTGTTATGGTATTGCATATTTCACCTAGAGAAATCTTCCTATAAGGTCTAACAATAAAATCAGAATCCTCATTTGTTaatcgttagaaatcctgcctataggacgcCACCGCTCGCCTTAATAACTGGTAATGATGCCCTTTAAACACTGTTAATCCCTCACTTAGGCCATTATCAAGTGTATGAGTAATTCTGAAAATCAACTCCCTCTATCACATAACTCACCTAGGCGCAACAATTATAGGGCAAGTAATTGAGGAATTTGCCTTCTCAATAACCAGTGTGTAATAACTTATGCAATCCTGTCTATGAATCTCGTTAGTTCCTGAATCTGCTTGCGTGCCTTGATGCCtgtcacctagaaatcatgcctatagggagtTAAGTTCCTTAATTCTGAATTGCCTAACATGAAAAACCTGTTTTGCAtgcatttgttgtttaagtgtggaggcaaacttgagccttaaattgccatatttgaagtccaatgtgtttttgTATGTCGCTTAGTTTTAACATTTTTTAGCAGCCTAAGTGttgtctagaaccacccaaaatagaggtccaatacctcatgtaccataggtatgggacgggtagtgcacgcatcaGGTACGACTTATAATTGtattagtgcgctttaggtaacaactttaacatagtaatcgggtagcaggagataatagtttgtgcccgctgaataatatgagtaacaccccatcttgagggagttacgaagtactATTTATGTTGCTCGGGGTGATCCTTTATGCCAAAAAACTTAGGACACCCCCCCCTTCCtcttatatgttgttattagatctaaatagttgtgTACCCATGTTCGCACTAAGAtctgtattaatcatgttgtaataaagttctgtgacttctgaactccctttgtttatttgatcacctagcttaatcataatccacatagtcttaagtttgatcgggacccacagttatggacctcgaagagcgtctaacaccttctctttgaggtaagttgagcccttacccgatatttggtggcgttgactagtcaaacagagttatctgtataataggtgccctaacgcaccttaaaaatcgttaggtggcgactctcctattttaatacctcctttaaaagagttttcacatgtcgaagcccgatttcacgagaaaaaggggcgcgacagcatggcgactctgctggggatttacacttaggctcttaccataatgaacttggcttatgtggattagttttctttgttataaaatgcgcattccttttccatctttatttgttaGATTTGCTATAACACACACATCCCTTTCCCGTTCACCTTTACTTGTTTAAAACTGTTATAACATGTACGTCCCTTCCTTTCTCcacctttatttgcttaaatttgttataacatgcacatccctttccctatTCGCCCTTAGTTTCTCTAATTGCTATTTATTagctatatcatgtctctcccaCCCCTACTCCCCTGCTTACTTTATTATATTCCCTATGTTCCATGAACTAACTTCTGCTTTTATCTTTCTTTTTACATCCTTTATGTTTTATCTTAATACTGTGTTTATTGCTTTCACATAtctatcatgcaaatacttggaaatttgttattatctttgcataaagcatgctcacatcatattccactcgtgcccaactaataccatagcggcacttgatgagtgcctgcgctcttccaaaattaccctttaaattggaaaggcttatttgcggtaaactagtcgatcagcggtgaaGTCGgcggttccgtgcctttccctctcaagttgtccacttgagggtaccggtctagacccttctagaaacctcactccaaTATCAATTGTGCATGGATTatgtcaaacctagtatgggttagaacgttgtccacgtgataatccactaagataagccttgtctaAAGTCCGATGGGACaccatcacgttatgtgcattacttagAGAAAACATGCCGATATattgatcattaatgtgtaaatagtcagacccagagggggaaagggctaactccatttgttttgcagaaaatgaggcacgaagttcctaggttcggcatggttcaaaacatcccacctttgctgcttgattggtTGAACAACCTCTCACCTAGTAACAAGAAACATGTGAAAAGAATCCTCgaaaatttaccttccttattggacattcggcTAAATAACGCATttgattgaggccgccactatgttttggTATGAGAAAAGAGTTGCCTTCCTctttggtgatatagaaatgacccctctcttagaggaaataggaggcttcgctaggctgccatgggatagtccgggtttattagtaccagaaaatcgcactccccgcgattttttgaaaatgatgggtttcaagaaTAATGATGAATTACTCTGTCTGAAGGAGTCCTAcataccatttgaattcctttatgaacaTTATGGGTATAccaagtcatatcgccttcactGTGATGAACTTGtcattacttctttgggttggacacacTGCTGAGTCTTTGTATTCATTGTCTGTTTCTTAGGGTTGCTGATATTTCCGATGAAAGGGAGGAGGATCCACACTTGCTTAGCCATGGTCactaggactctaatggaaggaattgaatggcaaacttatactatcatccccatgatcttgaCCGAAATGTACCGAGCTTTAGATCGATACAAGCAGGGGTACAAACATTTCGAGGGCTGTAATCTGTTGCTGCAGGTTTGTttattagaacatttccagaGAAGTGAATATCGTCAGGAACTTCTGcgacgaccattgaatgactacattgcctaccatcatccaaaaagaatgacatttatcccagataggttcgcACAACCTGGAAATGCTGTgagctgggtgcgtttcttcagcaatttgactgacgaaaaggtacattggatgttcgaatggttccctaacagcgaattcatcatcaggtcaagtgAAACCACTCATTTAGTATTGATCGGGTTAagaggaatctatccttatgctcttataaaggtaatgaggcaagcggaaagaaagcaggttatacctcgagtttccaacatggtccagtacaaagcagactttaaagggaacatcattccattcaagttcgaggaacaacatatgtggaatcaaaaggtcattgtagagaaagacactattgagccagacaggtaccatgccggccatgtatacttctacccatcatggttagtagatgatatagcgggagatgtcaagacagggattaatctgaaaaatagggttatagatgacgctgctaaagcacaagtcaagtataggatgctgtgcagagggttttcgagtctgaagctagacatttggaacaacacaaagtggatatggaagcctTCAGCGAATGGAAAGAAATTgccactaaatcaacagaaatattgaaatatttggatcaagggttaatggaacttgaggggaagatgaggaagaggctctaggattgtcagaatacggaaggcaatgagggagggcatctagcaagggcttacctactgttggacatgcgcgacctggggaacttgattgatgTATCCAAGAAGGctaagcatggagaaggtccctctggggccaagtagattaggaaatgatgttctttactactttttagctttGTTTTAtatttcgattgtaataaggaaaatgccattagtaattttcttattattgtcgttttagtatgGATCTGAtccattttcgcattaatgaaatgacacaattattggcatcaattttctccaagtctatgtgtcgcttaggcctaccccgggcacaacgaggtccccccaaattaggacacgagtctgttacatgattttgcaaagcatgttcaatattgtaaacattctttcaatatcccttactgacttggttacttttttggttttcttttcttttgtttattcccattccccatAGGTTGGTTCATGCTTACTAGCATCATCcacatatcacactagatccagaggtcctccacctcctccaccaccaagtgatcctaaaggcagaagcaaagggaaacaaaaaatggacgatttaagcggtatcagaaaggacaatgTAGAGAACGTTGAAACCTCAGATGATCGGAATACTCCAGCACAGAATGAATTGGTCCTACGTCTGGAATAGAAAATATTGGAgatacaaggggaacttgagcaggtccgaaacaTAACAAACCTTTGCCTTACCCTAAACGTCCCCGACCCTAAATGCCTAAAACTCGgtacctccccaaaacacacaaaaattcCGCAAGATCCTCATgcaccacatcaatacgccacatcttttcagaaccacaaccctccaccgctacctactcctcaacaaaaccatcaccacccaactcaatacccaTAAACAACCACATACCACACCCCTTATAATACACCACAGCCTACTCCCGACCCgtaaaactcaaccaatgaccaccattatgcccagattcccagagtccaccaaagcaatcccatatatgtgaaaactttaccccacaccccacaacagaccctatacatacccgaattcgccgagaaggacctgctcattaagaacatggaggaagaactcaagaaacttactgaCAGAGTTTAAAGTGTTGAAGGGGGGCAaatgcattgagggtttgaattatgaatatTTGTGTATTcaaccagatgtagaactgccagaaggttacaaacctcctaagttctaAATGTTCGACgggactggtgatccgaaggtgcacctgagaacgtattgtgacaagcttgtaggagttggcaaggatgaaagaatctgcatgaagctgttcatgaggagcctcactggAGATGCTCTTTCTTGGTATATCAATCAAAACcgaaagaagtgggttaattgggtgagcatggcatcagatttcatggatcgattcaggtttaacacagaaaatgcaccagatgttttctacattcagaatctcaagaagaagccaacgaaAATTTtttgcgagtatgctactcggtggaggtctgaagctgcaaaagtaaggccagcactggaagaaaaacagatgaataagttcttcatcaGATCTCGACCCACAATACTATGAAagactgatggttattgaaaaccataaattttctgacatcatcaaattgtgagaaagaatagaagaagggatcaaaagtggaatggtgacaaatgttgaagcactccaagccacaaataaagccttacagacaggaggtatctccaagaagaaagaagtaggtgcggtgatggtagcccaaggtccaaagtctcctcttacataccaaagacctccacccacatatcagccttcacctcccagataccaataACCTACCGCCACTTAcaatacctataacacccaaccagtatactaccactcaccaccagcccgccaaaactaccaaaaacctagaccaaatttcgaccgcagaccacccagcCAATACACCCTAATTGCTGAACCTAGAGACCAACTGTACCAGAGACTGAATGCtgccggttatatcactcccattcccgttgttgctatggaaaactcctCCCAGTGGATTAACcgaaataagacatgtgcctatcacccaggcatgaaaggtcatactattgatgagtgtcgtactttgaaggataagattcagacattaattgacaccaaagttatACAGGAAAAGGAGGCTGCACtcaatgtccgtaacaatccgCTCCCGGATCACAAGGGTGGAggggtaaacgtgatagagaccgatgaagaatgggactcagaggggtcaattggactcattcgagaaggggataatcctgaaacatctccagtcactctcacacctaacATGGTACAAATTCAAGCACTAACTGAAGTTGAGAtagctgcaccaactccgtttgaggttgaatTAACAAcgcccttcactgtgatggtagcacctaTGCCATCTTATAAGcctaatgctataccatgggattatgttgcagaagcaagaaggaaaggaaaggaaaaaatgGAAGAAACGGGTGCAGCACAACGTATGACCAGAACTAGTAGGATTTATACACCCAAGCATTTgggaggaacgagcaaagaaGCGGCATCTAAATCGCCTGTCATTGAGACTGTCCCAGAcgacctttggagaaaggtacAGGCAAGAGAATATTCTATGgtcgatcatctgaacaaaacccctactcaaatatccattttatcactgctgcaaaactccgaggcacataggaatgccctgatgaagctgttgaatgaagcctatgtacccaacaacatcacCAGCGGAGAAATGGCTAACATGTTAGGGCAAGTGTTGGAAGgtcacaagatcacttttcatgaagacagggcactgcatattacagtgcagtttgaggacaagttcattgccagagtcctgatagatgggggttcgaatCTCAATAattgtccactaactactctgaaaagattgggtaaaggcatGCACGAGATatgagcaggaagtatgaatgtgaaagcatttaatgggtctcaaagggccacaattggggagaccaacctcagcctacaaaTGGGCCCagcttggtttgatgttgagtttcaagtgttggacatatctactacctacaacctattgttgggatgaccttggatacatgccgttGGGGCCGTAGCTTAtactc contains:
- the LOC138891551 gene encoding uncharacterized protein, which translates into the protein MFDGTGDPKVHLRTYCDKLVGVGKDERICMKLFMRSLTGDALSWYINQNRKKWVNWVSMASDFMDRFRFNTENAPDVFYIQNLKKKPTKIFCEYATRWRSEAAKRLNAAGYITPIPVVAMENSSQWINRNKTCAYHPGMKGHTIDECRTLKDKIQTLIDTKVIQEKEAALNVRNNPLPDHKGGGVNVIETDEEWDSEGSIGLIREGDNPETSPVTLTPNMVQIQALTEVEIAAPTPFEVELTTPFTVMVAPMPSYKPNAIPWDYVAEARRKGKEKMEETGAAQRMTRTSRIYTPKHLGGTSKEAASKSPVIETVPDDLWRKVQAREYSMVDHLNKTPTQISILSLLQNSEAHRNALMKLLNEAYVPNNITSGEMANMLGQVLEGHKITFHEDRALHITVQFEDKFIARVLIDGGSNLNNCPLTTLKRLGKGMHEI